The following coding sequences lie in one Flavobacterium sediminis genomic window:
- a CDS encoding vWA domain-containing protein, producing the protein MTNVTFLHPEFFWLFLALPLAIAWYFFKRKEQTATLKISSIRPFQNSGTLLAKLRPLLLVMRLLALSAIIVALARPRSVDVSAKSRVTKGIDIVMAIDVSGSMLARDLKPNRLEALKRVASKFIEDRINDRIGLVVYAGESYTRTPVTSDKAMVQQSLNTIEYDDTVLADGTGIGVGLATAINRLKDSKAKSRIIILLTDGVNNAGTIDPRMAADIAKEYGIKVYTIGIGTNGTAPFPYAKDPRNGQFLFRNMPVEIDENLMKEIAKTTEGKYFRATSNKKLEEIYTEINKLETTEVEEKKYFNYDEKFKPYVLFALILLGLEMLLKNTVFRGFL; encoded by the coding sequence ATGACTAATGTAACGTTTTTACATCCGGAGTTCTTTTGGTTGTTTTTGGCTTTGCCATTAGCAATAGCCTGGTATTTTTTTAAACGAAAAGAACAAACCGCAACGTTAAAGATAAGTTCAATCCGACCTTTTCAAAATAGCGGTACACTTTTAGCCAAACTTAGACCGCTTTTATTAGTGATGAGGTTGCTGGCGCTGAGCGCTATCATTGTTGCTTTAGCACGGCCAAGAAGCGTGGATGTTTCGGCAAAATCAAGAGTAACTAAAGGAATTGATATTGTAATGGCAATTGACGTTTCCGGAAGTATGCTGGCCAGAGATTTAAAACCAAACCGTTTAGAAGCGTTAAAAAGAGTAGCTTCAAAATTTATTGAAGACCGGATAAATGACCGAATCGGTTTAGTGGTCTATGCCGGAGAAAGTTATACCAGAACTCCGGTAACATCAGACAAAGCAATGGTGCAACAATCATTAAATACCATTGAATATGACGATACGGTTTTAGCTGACGGAACAGGTATTGGTGTAGGTTTGGCTACGGCTATCAATCGTTTGAAAGACAGCAAGGCAAAAAGCAGAATCATTATCCTTTTAACAGACGGAGTAAACAATGCCGGAACTATAGATCCGCGAATGGCGGCAGATATTGCTAAGGAGTATGGAATAAAAGTATATACCATTGGTATAGGGACTAATGGAACAGCGCCTTTCCCTTATGCAAAGGATCCGAGAAACGGACAGTTCTTATTCCGGAACATGCCTGTTGAAATCGATGAGAATCTGATGAAAGAGATTGCAAAAACTACTGAAGGAAAATATTTCAGAGCAACCAGTAATAAAAAATTAGAAGAAATTTATACAGAGATCAATAAGTTGGAAACTACAGAGGTTGAAGAAAAAAAATATTTCAATTACGATGAAAAATTTAAACCCTATGTGCTTTTTGCTTTGATCCTGTTAGGATTAGAAATGTTATTAAAAAACACCGTTTTTAGAGGTTTCTTATAA
- a CDS encoding DUF58 domain-containing protein yields MDTKEILKKVRKIEIKTRRLSDHVFSGEYHTSFKGRGMTFSEVRQYQFGDDVRAIDWNVTARYNEPYVKVFEEERELTMMLMVDCSGSESFGTKNQLKSEIITEIAATLAFSSTQNNDKVGLILFSDEIELFIPPKKGKSHVLRIIRELIEFTPKSKKTDLAQALRFLSSVLKKKAIVFLISDFMIGDYEHTLKIAAKKHDVTGIRVFDRREEALPNIGMVNMLDAETRETLWVDTNSKAVRQNYEKYYHDNVHYFTNTFSRCGAGSVSSRVDESYVTKLLGYFKSRN; encoded by the coding sequence ATGGATACCAAAGAAATTCTCAAAAAAGTTCGAAAAATAGAAATCAAAACCCGAAGATTGAGCGATCATGTCTTTTCGGGAGAATATCACACATCCTTTAAAGGACGAGGGATGACATTTTCTGAGGTGCGTCAATATCAGTTCGGAGATGATGTTCGGGCTATTGATTGGAATGTAACGGCACGCTACAATGAACCTTATGTGAAAGTTTTTGAAGAAGAACGGGAGTTGACCATGATGTTGATGGTAGATTGTAGTGGTTCGGAAAGTTTTGGTACCAAAAATCAATTGAAAAGCGAAATTATTACTGAAATTGCGGCAACATTAGCTTTTTCATCCACTCAGAACAACGATAAAGTAGGACTGATTTTATTTTCAGACGAAATAGAATTATTTATTCCGCCTAAAAAAGGAAAATCTCACGTTCTGAGAATTATCAGAGAGCTCATAGAGTTTACACCAAAAAGTAAAAAAACCGATCTGGCTCAGGCATTGCGTTTTTTGTCGAGCGTGCTTAAGAAAAAAGCAATTGTATTTTTGATCTCCGATTTTATGATAGGAGATTACGAGCATACATTAAAAATAGCTGCTAAAAAGCATGATGTAACCGGAATTCGGGTTTTTGACAGAAGAGAAGAAGCCTTGCCTAACATAGGGATGGTTAATATGCTGGACGCTGAAACAAGAGAAACACTTTGGGTAGATACTAATTCTAAGGCAGTACGTCAAAATTATGAGAAATACTATCATGATAACGTACACTATTTTACCAATACCTTTTCACGCTGTGGTGCCGGTAGTGTAAGTTCAAGAGTCGATGAAAGTTATGTGACCAAGCTTTTAGGCTATTTTAAATCGAGAAATTAG
- a CDS encoding response regulator, with protein sequence MDKKILNILMIDDHPSMIEGYKSILTFNDLGYGINVTPAYNCQSAYEIITKTEDLYAFDMAFIDLSLPPYEQEKIFSGQDLAMLIKKKFPVIKIMILTSHAEAFTLFDIKRNIEPKGLLVKSDFTADELLNAFESIMENEVYYTKTVEESINELMDNKNAIFLDEHNREIIQLLAKGVLTKNMPNYINLGISAIDKRKAQIKEYFLIKGGTDEDIVREAKNYGFI encoded by the coding sequence ATGGATAAAAAAATACTTAATATTTTAATGATTGACGACCACCCTTCCATGATTGAAGGATATAAAAGTATTTTGACTTTTAATGATTTAGGGTATGGGATCAATGTAACCCCGGCTTATAATTGTCAATCAGCCTATGAAATTATTACTAAAACTGAAGATTTGTATGCTTTTGATATGGCATTTATAGATCTAAGTTTGCCGCCTTATGAGCAAGAGAAAATTTTTTCAGGGCAGGATTTAGCCATGCTTATTAAAAAGAAGTTCCCAGTAATTAAGATTATGATCCTGACTTCTCATGCCGAAGCATTTACTTTATTTGACATAAAAAGGAATATTGAGCCTAAAGGATTGTTAGTCAAAAGTGATTTTACTGCTGATGAATTGCTCAATGCTTTTGAGAGTATAATGGAAAATGAAGTGTACTACACAAAAACGGTTGAGGAAAGTATCAACGAACTAATGGATAATAAAAATGCTATTTTTTTAGACGAACATAATCGTGAAATTATCCAGCTATTGGCAAAAGGAGTACTGACTAAAAACATGCCGAATTATATAAATCTGGGAATAAGTGCTATCGATAAAAGAAAAGCACAGATCAAAGAATACTTCTTAATTAAAGGCGGAACTGACGAAGATATCGTTAGGGAAGCAAAAAACTATGGATTTATCTAA
- a CDS encoding AAA family ATPase — protein sequence MEDNTATLDIRAINEKIERESAFVDLLTLEMNKVIVGQKQMIERLLIGLLGQGHILLEGVPGLAKTLAINTLSQAVHGSFSRIQFTPDLLPADVVGTMIYNIKENDFTIKKGPIFANFVLADEINRAPAKVQSALLEAMQEKQVTIGDETFKLDKPFLVMATQNPVEQEGTYPLPEAQVDRFMLKVVIDYPKMEDERIVIRQNLSGGFEKVKQVISTEQILRAQEAVREVYMDEKIEKYILDIIFATRYPEKYKLEELKPLISFGASPRGSINLATAAKCYAFIKRRGYVIPEDVRAVVHDVLRHRIGITYEAEAENITSVDIINKIVNEVEVP from the coding sequence ATGGAAGATAATACGGCTACTTTAGACATCAGGGCAATCAATGAGAAAATAGAAAGAGAAAGTGCATTTGTGGATTTGCTGACCTTGGAGATGAATAAGGTAATTGTGGGGCAAAAGCAAATGATTGAAAGATTGCTGATCGGACTATTAGGTCAAGGACACATTCTGCTGGAAGGTGTACCGGGATTAGCAAAAACGTTAGCGATTAATACGCTATCACAAGCAGTTCACGGTAGCTTTAGCAGAATTCAGTTTACACCGGATTTATTACCGGCAGATGTTGTAGGAACAATGATCTACAATATCAAGGAAAATGATTTCACAATAAAGAAAGGGCCTATATTTGCTAACTTCGTTTTAGCAGATGAGATTAATCGTGCTCCGGCAAAAGTACAGTCTGCCTTGTTGGAAGCCATGCAGGAAAAACAGGTAACCATCGGAGATGAAACTTTTAAATTAGATAAGCCTTTTCTGGTAATGGCAACACAAAATCCGGTGGAACAAGAGGGAACATACCCGCTTCCGGAAGCGCAAGTTGACCGTTTTATGCTAAAAGTGGTAATTGATTACCCTAAAATGGAAGACGAACGTATTGTTATTCGCCAGAATTTAAGCGGTGGTTTCGAAAAAGTGAAACAAGTTATTTCAACAGAACAGATTTTGCGGGCTCAGGAAGCAGTTCGTGAAGTTTATATGGATGAAAAAATTGAAAAATATATTTTAGATATTATCTTCGCTACCCGTTATCCGGAAAAATACAAATTGGAAGAATTAAAACCTCTGATCAGTTTCGGAGCTTCTCCCCGTGGTAGTATCAATTTAGCTACGGCAGCCAAATGCTATGCATTTATTAAGCGTAGAGGCTATGTGATCCCGGAAGATGTGAGAGCAGTTGTTCATGATGTATTGCGCCACAGAATAGGAATAACCTACGAGGCAGAAGCAGAAAATATCACTTCCGTAGACATTATTAACAAAATTGTGAACGAAGTAGAAGTGCCTTAA
- a CDS encoding tetratricopeptide repeat-containing sensor histidine kinase, with the protein MKYFVGFLASVIFIISCTGNDKRVRSDSKLDYYFQEVYNNDLSKNQKLSYLDSAKNIVDLMSDKDSLKVKNVFKVANRYYALLEYDNYLIESRKALSLSKLQDDSLGIAKGNYYIGDYYFFTSKNDSAYYYYLKAEKKYNKLNDKYNLAKTMLHIAYVLLYEKDFLGSEAQTIKVLNIAKELRDQGLIYECYVNLGSSLAGLKNYEKSLEYHFKALKQTDNLQKDIYTPLYKAQVLNNIGYVYLIQNKFDKALEYYSVALKNEKVREIHPVLYSSILDYYAYSNFKLNNDNALKDFNNALKIRDSINDTAGKIKSRTHLSEYYLGQKDTVKAWQLNEEAYKLAKASRYNIEVLTTLDFFTQIDPKNGLKYAKEYIRLSDSLQDMERNTRNKLARIKYETDEILSEKEKISSEKNTILYGALAITFFGVLLFIIFYQRNKQKQLLLTQEQQQANEEIYQLMLEQQSKLDNARSFEKKRIARELHDGVMNKLASTRLNLFILNKKTDPETIQKCLAYINEIQNIEKEVRGISHELSNESLFHNQNNFNAILEELCEEQETVFGTKCIREIDQNITWDTISASVKMNLYRIIQEAMNNCNKYAKAKTLFIKVSLVDNELKLLIKDDGIGFNTDKVKKGIGLKNIKERTDNIDGQFKIFSEIGTGTTLLIKINLAANHG; encoded by the coding sequence TTGAAGTATTTTGTTGGTTTTTTAGCAAGTGTAATTTTTATCATTTCCTGTACAGGTAACGATAAGAGGGTTCGTTCTGATAGTAAGCTGGATTATTATTTTCAAGAAGTTTATAATAACGATTTAAGTAAAAATCAAAAGCTCAGTTATTTGGATTCGGCAAAAAACATTGTCGATCTGATGTCAGATAAGGATTCTCTTAAAGTTAAGAATGTTTTTAAAGTAGCAAATCGTTATTATGCTTTATTGGAATATGATAATTATTTAATAGAAAGTAGAAAAGCACTGTCTTTAAGTAAGCTGCAAGATGATTCTTTAGGTATTGCCAAAGGGAATTATTATATCGGAGATTATTATTTTTTTACATCAAAAAACGATAGTGCTTATTATTATTACTTAAAAGCAGAAAAAAAATATAATAAACTTAATGACAAATATAACCTAGCTAAAACAATGCTTCATATAGCCTACGTGCTATTGTATGAAAAAGATTTTCTGGGAAGTGAAGCACAGACTATTAAAGTCTTAAATATTGCAAAGGAGCTCCGTGACCAAGGTTTGATTTACGAATGTTATGTTAATTTGGGGAGTTCCTTAGCCGGGTTAAAAAATTATGAAAAATCTCTGGAATATCACTTCAAAGCTTTAAAGCAAACAGATAATCTTCAGAAGGATATTTACACACCACTGTATAAAGCACAAGTTCTTAATAATATTGGCTATGTTTATCTGATTCAGAATAAGTTTGATAAGGCACTGGAATATTATTCCGTAGCTTTAAAAAATGAAAAAGTCAGAGAGATCCATCCGGTTCTCTATTCTTCAATATTAGATTATTATGCGTATTCTAATTTTAAGCTGAATAATGACAATGCTCTGAAAGATTTTAACAATGCCTTAAAAATAAGAGATAGTATTAACGATACAGCAGGAAAGATCAAAAGCAGAACTCATCTTTCAGAATATTATTTAGGACAAAAAGACACTGTAAAAGCGTGGCAATTAAACGAAGAAGCTTACAAGTTAGCAAAAGCATCTCGTTATAATATAGAGGTACTGACCACTCTTGACTTTTTCACACAAATTGATCCTAAAAACGGGTTGAAATATGCTAAGGAGTATATCAGGTTAAGTGATAGCCTCCAGGATATGGAACGAAATACCAGAAATAAATTAGCCAGAATAAAATACGAGACAGATGAAATATTAAGTGAAAAAGAAAAAATCTCATCAGAAAAAAACACTATTTTATACGGAGCATTGGCAATAACCTTTTTCGGAGTGTTGCTTTTTATTATCTTTTACCAGAGAAACAAGCAAAAACAATTATTATTGACCCAGGAGCAACAACAGGCAAATGAAGAAATTTACCAGTTAATGCTGGAACAACAGTCCAAATTAGATAATGCGCGTAGTTTTGAAAAGAAAAGAATTGCCAGAGAATTACACGATGGTGTAATGAATAAACTGGCTAGCACCCGATTAAATCTTTTTATTTTAAATAAAAAAACGGACCCCGAAACTATTCAAAAATGCCTTGCCTATATTAATGAGATTCAGAATATTGAAAAAGAAGTAAGAGGTATTTCCCATGAACTATCAAACGAATCTTTATTTCATAATCAGAATAACTTTAATGCTATTCTGGAGGAACTATGTGAGGAACAGGAAACCGTATTCGGTACAAAATGTATTCGGGAAATTGATCAGAATATAACATGGGACACCATTAGTGCTTCTGTAAAAATGAACTTATATCGTATTATTCAGGAAGCAATGAATAATTGTAATAAGTATGCTAAAGCTAAAACTTTATTTATAAAGGTTTCATTAGTAGATAATGAACTGAAACTTCTGATAAAAGATGACGGTATTGGCTTTAATACAGATAAAGTTAAGAAAGGTATTGGACTTAAGAACATTAAGGAAAGAACAGATAACATTGATGGTCAATTCAAAATTTTTTCCGAAATTGGCACTGGAACAACACTTTTGATTAAAATTAATCTCGCCGCTAACCATGGATAA
- a CDS encoding ATP-binding protein: MINKRLLIKNLLAHHDESSFYDKKRQLNLHTKEGKAKFLKHICALSNSNPANNSYIIVGVEDESNEITGDDFFDDSKIQNLVNAYLNNPPKIQYENIHFPNLNKDRVVGLVTIKPKSKVSSFKKGIYTILPNTIFVRRGSNSIPTEDRIPYSKSNTETVISIENNSRNSIEHTLDGVIDFLYNRHSDLESGYKVFKELFVVCWAGIQKKVRNKELLSRVDIELINEQIKLFYSAQDEVTLEFDDHTFIITEYIALGINDRTSYYPLEKLVITFFDNGYYKMETEMLFEPPQYNRKLLHHIYNSNLTLLKKLGNGITLNTREGLDLEHLPSTLMLCYLNGFEEAKEKLINAKPLLKSWQDPKVYQSFKEVMRVLRKMKYN, from the coding sequence ATGATTAATAAACGCTTACTTATCAAGAATTTATTAGCTCATCATGACGAGAGTTCGTTTTATGATAAAAAGCGACAATTAAATCTGCACACTAAAGAAGGAAAAGCTAAGTTTCTAAAACATATTTGTGCGTTATCAAACTCTAATCCGGCTAATAATTCTTATATTATTGTGGGAGTTGAAGATGAGAGCAACGAAATTACCGGAGATGATTTTTTTGATGACAGTAAAATTCAGAATTTAGTCAATGCCTATTTGAACAATCCTCCTAAAATTCAATATGAAAACATTCATTTTCCTAACCTGAATAAGGACAGGGTTGTAGGATTGGTCACTATAAAACCTAAAAGTAAAGTATCTTCTTTTAAGAAAGGGATTTATACTATTTTACCTAATACTATTTTTGTAAGAAGAGGCAGTAATTCTATACCTACAGAAGATAGAATTCCGTATTCGAAAAGTAACACAGAGACTGTAATCAGCATCGAAAACAATTCGAGAAATAGTATTGAACATACTTTAGATGGTGTGATTGATTTTCTGTACAATCGGCATAGCGACTTAGAATCCGGTTATAAGGTTTTTAAAGAGTTATTTGTAGTTTGCTGGGCCGGTATTCAGAAAAAAGTAAGGAATAAAGAGTTACTTTCGCGCGTTGATATTGAGCTTATTAACGAACAAATCAAACTATTCTATTCCGCGCAGGACGAGGTAACTTTAGAGTTTGACGACCATACTTTTATCATAACGGAATATATTGCTTTGGGAATCAATGACAGGACAAGTTACTATCCGTTAGAAAAACTTGTAATCACTTTTTTTGATAATGGCTACTATAAAATGGAAACGGAAATGTTGTTTGAACCTCCACAGTACAATAGAAAATTATTGCATCACATATACAATTCGAATTTAACACTACTGAAGAAACTGGGAAATGGAATCACTCTAAATACAAGAGAAGGATTAGACTTAGAGCATTTGCCTTCTACTTTAATGTTGTGCTATTTAAACGGGTTTGAGGAAGCCAAAGAAAAGCTCATTAACGCTAAACCTCTTTTAAAATCCTGGCAAGACCCTAAGGTTTATCAGTCTTTTAAAGAGGTTATGCGCGTCTTGAGAAAAATGAAATACAATTAA
- a CDS encoding aldo/keto reductase has translation MIKSNVIAGVMNWGVWGKNLSISEMAERINCLISEGIYCFDHADIYGGYSTEESFGNALQKANVAREKIQLITKCGIQYVCEAKPHTIKHYDYSKEHITAAVHQSLKNLKTDYLDILLLHRPSPLLQAEEVAETITQLKKEGKILGFGVSNFLPHQTALLRRYIPVDYNQIQFSATHYHPMTNGELDYMKLHDIQPMAWNPLGSVFREENEQTNRLKMLLADLILKYEVSAEIILLTWILRHPSKIIPVIGTTNLDRILNLKKLLDFELETEDWFAIWTASMGHRVP, from the coding sequence ATGATAAAATCAAATGTGATCGCCGGAGTTATGAACTGGGGTGTATGGGGTAAAAATCTCAGTATTTCAGAAATGGCGGAGCGAATAAATTGTCTTATTTCCGAAGGTATTTACTGCTTTGACCATGCTGACATTTACGGCGGTTATTCTACAGAAGAAAGTTTTGGAAATGCCTTACAAAAGGCAAATGTTGCCAGAGAAAAAATCCAATTAATCACAAAGTGTGGTATTCAATATGTTTGTGAGGCTAAGCCTCACACTATCAAACATTATGATTATTCAAAAGAGCATATTACAGCAGCAGTTCATCAATCTCTTAAAAACCTGAAAACAGATTATCTGGATATTCTTTTACTCCATAGGCCAAGTCCGCTTTTACAAGCAGAAGAAGTTGCTGAAACTATTACGCAGTTGAAAAAGGAAGGTAAAATACTGGGGTTTGGCGTGTCGAATTTTTTACCACACCAAACAGCACTTTTGCGACGTTACATTCCTGTAGACTACAACCAGATTCAATTTTCCGCAACTCATTACCATCCAATGACAAATGGTGAACTTGATTATATGAAACTCCACGATATTCAGCCAATGGCATGGAATCCACTGGGCTCAGTTTTCAGAGAGGAAAATGAGCAAACCAATCGCTTAAAAATGTTATTGGCCGATCTTATTTTAAAATATGAGGTTTCAGCCGAAATCATCTTGCTGACATGGATATTAAGACATCCGTCTAAAATTATTCCGGTCATAGGAACTACTAATTTAGATCGTATTTTGAATTTAAAAAAACTACTGGATTTTGAATTAGAAACAGAAGATTGGTTCGCTATCTGGACTGCGAGCATGGGACATAGGGTACCTTAA